A genomic region of Verrucomicrobiota bacterium contains the following coding sequences:
- the ptsP gene encoding phosphoenolpyruvate--protein phosphotransferase, translating into MDSEFFAPLSGPVVPLGDVPDPVFAQRMAGDGLAIDPVDNRVLSPCDGKVAQVHRKRHAVTVVTDEGVELLIHVGIETVNLNGEGFEVRCSEGTRVSRGDPLLEFDADLIVRKAKSLITVVLVANSDRFPLRKPFQGFAEAGRTSLFAVEASKGTAPPVPPAADSGLPRSESEPITVEAEHGIHARPAAALADTARRFKSVVEVAGPSGRTADAKSVVALLGLEIGRGQPICIVARGADAQQAVEALSSLARTAFGRVEKRPPTTRVETVAAAFPPAVPAGEGEVRPGMLRGVSASPGLAVGQVAKLVRPVVQVPESAADPAEERRALQAAVAATRADIEAESVAAGDQQGEILLAHRIILEDPLLVTEAEKWIAQGKSAAWAWQRAARSCEERVRSLKSGVLAGRAADIEDVALRVIWRLTGVEPQLPQMTEHSILVAEDLPPSVLISLDRTKLAGFATVRGGPTSHVAILARSMALPAVAGLPAAALALSGDREIVLNGDDGVLETQPARERLDEIRSVQRRRETVRAESRKKAHEPAVTRDGIRIEVAANIGGAADAQEAVTMGADGVGLLRTEFLFLDRAQPPTEEEHLSQYVAITSALGDRPLIIRTLDLGGDKLPSYFPQVHEDNPSLGVRGVRLALERADLYRDQLRAILRIGAQGRYRVMLPLVSDVEEVRELRGVLSSLGKELGVSPLPEVGIMVETPAAAILSDHFAAEADFFSIGSNDLTQYVLAIDRGHPVLGRKLDSLHPAVLRAIGATVDGALLHNRWVGVCGAMASEPAAVPLLMGLGVTELSVSIPMVPEIKAQVRTLDLKACRQLAEKAVGLRTADEVRALVKETFPVNP; encoded by the coding sequence ATGGACTCTGAATTTTTTGCCCCCCTGTCCGGTCCCGTCGTTCCGCTGGGCGATGTGCCTGATCCTGTGTTTGCCCAACGCATGGCCGGTGACGGGCTGGCCATTGACCCCGTCGACAACCGGGTCTTATCGCCGTGCGACGGGAAAGTCGCTCAGGTCCACCGAAAACGGCATGCGGTTACGGTTGTCACCGATGAAGGAGTCGAACTTCTGATTCACGTTGGGATCGAAACCGTGAACCTGAACGGCGAGGGGTTTGAGGTTCGGTGCTCTGAGGGCACGCGGGTGAGCAGGGGAGACCCGTTACTCGAATTCGACGCCGACCTTATCGTGCGCAAAGCCAAGAGCCTCATCACCGTGGTCCTGGTTGCCAACTCCGACCGTTTTCCGCTCAGAAAGCCGTTTCAAGGGTTCGCGGAGGCGGGTCGTACCTCCCTTTTCGCCGTTGAGGCTTCCAAAGGGACGGCGCCCCCCGTTCCGCCGGCCGCCGATTCAGGGCTGCCCAGGTCAGAATCCGAGCCGATCACGGTTGAGGCCGAACACGGGATCCACGCCCGGCCGGCAGCTGCCCTCGCGGACACTGCCCGCCGGTTCAAGAGCGTGGTTGAAGTCGCCGGCCCCTCCGGCCGCACGGCCGACGCCAAGAGCGTAGTTGCCCTCCTCGGACTTGAGATCGGCCGCGGTCAACCCATCTGCATCGTGGCAAGGGGAGCTGACGCTCAGCAGGCGGTGGAAGCTTTGAGTTCATTGGCCAGAACCGCCTTTGGCCGCGTCGAAAAGCGGCCGCCCACAACCCGCGTGGAAACCGTTGCGGCCGCATTTCCCCCGGCAGTACCGGCGGGGGAGGGAGAAGTGCGGCCGGGAATGTTGCGGGGCGTCTCGGCATCTCCGGGCCTGGCGGTCGGGCAGGTCGCAAAGCTGGTTCGACCGGTCGTTCAGGTGCCGGAATCGGCGGCGGACCCTGCCGAAGAGCGGCGCGCCCTGCAGGCAGCGGTGGCGGCGACCCGGGCAGACATCGAAGCGGAAAGCGTCGCGGCCGGCGACCAGCAGGGTGAAATCCTGCTTGCGCATCGGATCATCCTGGAAGACCCGCTGCTCGTCACCGAGGCGGAAAAATGGATTGCCCAAGGAAAAAGCGCCGCGTGGGCGTGGCAACGGGCGGCGCGTTCGTGTGAAGAACGGGTGCGGTCGCTCAAGAGCGGGGTTCTCGCCGGACGGGCCGCCGACATCGAGGACGTGGCCCTCCGGGTGATCTGGCGCCTCACCGGGGTCGAACCGCAGTTGCCGCAAATGACGGAACATTCCATTCTCGTGGCCGAGGACCTTCCACCGTCCGTTTTGATCTCTTTGGATCGGACGAAGCTGGCGGGCTTTGCCACGGTGCGCGGCGGCCCGACGTCGCACGTTGCGATCCTGGCCCGTTCCATGGCCCTGCCCGCCGTGGCCGGTCTCCCGGCTGCCGCCCTGGCGCTGTCCGGCGATCGGGAGATCGTACTGAACGGCGACGACGGTGTCCTTGAGACTCAACCGGCCCGTGAAAGGCTCGACGAAATCCGGTCGGTTCAACGCCGGCGGGAAACCGTTCGCGCCGAGAGCCGGAAAAAGGCGCACGAACCGGCGGTGACCCGGGACGGCATCCGCATTGAGGTGGCCGCTAACATCGGCGGGGCCGCCGATGCGCAAGAAGCCGTAACGATGGGCGCCGACGGCGTCGGCTTACTGCGGACCGAGTTCCTGTTCCTGGATCGCGCCCAACCGCCTACCGAAGAGGAGCACCTCTCCCAGTACGTCGCGATTACGAGCGCTTTAGGCGATCGGCCGCTCATCATCCGGACCTTGGACTTAGGCGGTGACAAACTGCCTTCCTACTTCCCCCAGGTGCACGAAGATAACCCGAGCCTGGGCGTCCGCGGCGTCAGGCTTGCCCTGGAGCGCGCGGACCTCTACCGGGACCAACTGCGTGCGATCCTGCGGATCGGCGCGCAGGGCCGCTACCGTGTGATGTTGCCGCTGGTGAGCGACGTCGAAGAGGTCCGGGAGCTTCGCGGGGTCCTTTCCTCCCTGGGCAAGGAGCTCGGCGTATCGCCTCTGCCGGAGGTCGGCATCATGGTGGAAACGCCGGCCGCCGCCATATTGTCCGATCATTTTGCAGCCGAAGCCGATTTCTTTTCGATCGGCAGCAACGACCTTACTCAGTACGTCCTGGCGATCGATCGCGGCCACCCGGTGCTCGGCCGCAAGCTCGACAGTTTGCACCCGGCGGTCCTGCGAGCCATCGGCGCCACCGTGGATGGAGCGTTGCTGCACAACCGTTGGGTCG